Within Pecten maximus chromosome 15, xPecMax1.1, whole genome shotgun sequence, the genomic segment AACTTTTGCCTCTCTAGTTTTACAAACTGTAAGAATGTTTAAGTAGTTAACATTTAAGTGATGATCAACGTGATTTTTGAGTTTGATCTCTTATTGCCATACATAATGCTAATATCCTTATGCGTCCGAGTTGGATGAGTTAAGCACTCATATTTGATATCACgccttttgtatatataataaatattgataatattttcatacCGATACGGGCCTTCAGAGAAACTCCAAACATTGATTGAGTATAcaattttaagataaaaaaagcTGCTTATTACATGTAACGAACCAGAAATGACACTCACGTTCTGGATGTACTAATTGTAATTTGCATTCTGGTTTAGGATAAAGTTGACAATGTTTGAACGAATGACATAGAAAATCAAGCAGGTTCCCCGCTGTCAAAGGTTCCAGTTGAAACACACAATTTGTCTTCCTCTTATTGTTAAATtatctaaatacaataaaatatttgctCTATGtttctatcatatatataagatCTATTTACTTTATCTCTAAGTCTTGCACCATGTTTAACACGTATCAGTAACAGCCAAAACCTTGATCATGTCGACTAGGGCGTTATACTTTGTGGTGCTGGCGCTCATTGCTGTCTACTTAGGACTGACAGTAGTACAGACGAGACCTCGAAATCTCATCTCCTGCGGTGGCATGTTCGTCTTTATCTTCATCCTCTTCCTCATGTCAAATAGCAAGGCAAATGTAAGTCAACCTGTTGTTTTAGGATGTATCTCTGTCTTTCCTGACAATTCTGATGGCATCAAAAAGATATTTACTCCTGATCAATCATGTGCTTGTATCTACTCTAATGTAATGGCCATGGCCATTATATTGTGAGAGGACAAACTGAACTATATAGACATAGCCAGACAATACCTCCATATACCTAGGACCCGAAACATACATGAAGGATATGTTTTCAATATTatctaaaattacattttcacaGATAAAATGGCACACAGTGTTTTGGGGATTGTCCCTCCAGTTCGGCTTCGCTCTGGTCATCCTCCGGACAGAATGGGGTATCGGCGCTGTGCGCTGGGTAACCGACAGGTTTATGGAATTCATAGCTTTCTTCGACAATGGCTCAGCTTTCGTTTTCAGTGAAAAGTACAAAGAATTTAAAGTTATATTCAAGGTAAGTTAAaacttttgtttaaatttgatattatttagcTATGTAAGTATAGCTTccgttttttttaattgtaattagAAAGTTTCCTTACTATCGACCTTAATAGATCATATAATGCACATGTTACATAGTGGGTATTTATCCATTGTAGGTCGTTCCGTCAGTGATCGTGTTTTGTGCCGTTATTGGTGGATTGTCGTATATAGGCGTTTTGGCCTTCATCGTTTCAAACTTCGGCGGTTTCCTTGGTTACTGTCTACAAACCAATCCAGTGGAGTCAATCAACGCAGCAATCAATATCTTTTTGAGTGGTGTTCGTAAATATTCTTCAACATATATGTGAGCTCGTTCAAACACTTCCTGTTATCTAGTGCTTGTATTCTcttaatatatagaggatatataacaatgtcttcagtaataccaaatatatttcacgagtggggctaataattttatatttttcttgaGTACGCTGCATAAGTGACACATATCAGCTGCATGGGTATTACTGCAAATACGGTTAGATATTCTGTTAATTACATATTATAGCAAATTATATCTGGTCAGTTTTGAGTTTCCCTATTATTGTTTGTTagcattgttttaatttgtcaaatcagaaaacgtgttttttttttcactaataaaaatatcagaaaaaattattattaaaaagaatgtacatgtaattgtaaagTTATGATCTCGATGTCCATTAATTTGTCTGTTCTGCTACTCCAATcagtgtatatgtacatgtatccattGCTATCCGATGTGGTCCGATAGTTCTTTGAGAATTgatttattgttaaatatataacgatataCTTGTGTGATATTTGGTGAAACTTGTTCAAGCGTTATCTCATCCAGACgaatttcttttgaattaaaGACGAAgtgtagataaaaaaaaatcgatataATGACTTTATGCTGTTGTAGACAGAATCCTTGATGTTCATCAGTGAGTATATAGACACATTGTCAACGTCCCATCTCTTCTGTGTCTACACAAACGGAGTGTCTTCTATAGCTGGCATCGCCCTGATCGTGTTCTCTAATTTCGGAGTAAGTGATTATTATTTATcgatgtctgtgttgtgtagtatATCAGTAGTAAAGACATCAGAATGAACTAAATGAATAAAATACGAATATAGCAGTTCATGATCAACACTACCACACAACTACATACCGTACCAAACAAACTACATACCGTACCAAACAATTGAACATGTATTAAATACATTGATCAAACTCATTTGTACCAAACAAATGCTATATATTCATAAAGTATACTTATCGAGAAAGTGTGTCTGATGCCTTCTTTCATCAACACTCTATAGGTCcttggcatcactgacgagcccccAGAATTACGAACCAGGTGTGTGATGCAGATTAATTCATTTGtaatctactgtatctaactctcaatgTGTTCTGGAAGGTACTCTGCTTCCGTTATTGCAACACTTAGGACTTTGATTTCATCCAAGTGTAACTGAATTCTTCCATTAGAACATACAATGGCAGTTTTCAAAAGTTGTTCAAAGAATTTTGGTCCTGATGTTAATACATATTCCAGATACCTATTGAATACCTAATGACGGCCTCCATCATGTCTGCTCCAGCCGCCCTGGTTGCATCGAAAATTATTTATCCGTCTGAGATGAGCGAAGACGAAGACAAAAGATATACCGTTGGGACCAAGGCGTAAGTCGGAGTGAAAGGTCATAACTGTGGTTTGTGATAATTCAGTAAGTACCATACAGAAATAACTTAATCGGTCTTTTTATTAGTTTTCTAGCTTACAACTGTGTTTTCGCTGTCAAGCtgctatcacaaggaggcaAATGCGATCATACAACCCTCTCCCTTAACACACATGTATCACACGCATGCATCCagcacacacagacacacaaagGCCGTCCTTAGATGATCATagctgttggtaggacgttaaacaatgcaaaTCAAATCAGACCATCCCcgttataatgtaaaaatggctgtttttatattattgatagaCCAGTCACATTTGACTGTTATTATGGTTCCAGTTATAAAGGTATCCGTCGTTTATTTTATCTGTATGAATGAGAAAAATCGTGAGTTAAAGTAAAACGGTGAACATATGACATATAGTGTAgttaatataattgttttacttgCTGTGTGATAACCTATCAGCTAATCGGGACAGAGAACCTAGTTTAAATTATTGCATGCTATTTTCGCCAGCATCACTCACGTAATTTTGCGTATTATACCTTTATGTCTTAGGTTGATTATGAGACCCAGTTGTAAAATCGGTAGAGCGAGCGTGATGTCCATTTTTATCGCAAAAACGTGTTGCTTTTTCATATGTCTCCATGTTTCTGACTGTGACTGTCTCAAGGTCACGGGAATGTTTGTACTCGTGTATTACGTCATTGGAGTTTGAGTGTGAAATGTTCGGCATGACAGCGTTTAAAGATCCTGGTTtcgttgtatatatattatgatcaTTTTATGTATTAGAATTAATGTTTTCAcatttttctgtactttatatGCAAGTGTCAAAGAAAACTTCTTTTCCAAACGATCGCTGCTGGGATTATAACTTTTAGGCGGAAGATCACACGGACAACGGCGTTTTACGCAGTTTGACGTCACTGATCAACGTCATAAGTGTATCCAGCGTTCTTTTAGGGGGCGGAACGATTTATTATAGGCAGttgctgaaataattttgacgGGGTAAGCAGCTATTCTGTTATTGTCCAGACGTCTCGCATATTCTTGGGTTTCTAGAATCCAGAGATGTCTGAACAACACTGGGGGGAATAATAGATTAATGGGAATAAGCAACACGTAGGATTAGTATCCGGGAGGAAGGAGGATTTTACACATACATTGCTATTTTTGCTGAACTTAGCATATTTTTACATTCAAATTTTGGACGTCTGCTGTTCCACAGTCTTCACATATTCTGGGGTTTCCAGAACTCAGAGGATTTTTGACAGAATGATTCCTGTGTTATTctgtaacttttaaaaacatattattcATCTACGGTTGATTATGGCAGTTCGGAATTAATTGTAGCCCAGGCCCCTGTTATATCTTGAGGCTTTTGAGATCCAGTGAAGCTTTGGCTATATCTTAATTCCATCAGGTTTTACAGTGTACCTGctttataatattatcattattaattgTTACCGTTTACTTACATACCAGACCCTTCATATATTTTGGGGCTTCCGGAATCCTGAACAGTTTGGGAGTATGTATCATAGTTTAATATGTGGAGTAgactttagaaaaaaaacattagaTCTTGACTTTACACATAGAGATTTGAATTCATTGGCACTCGCAACTCATTCTTTTCTTCATAACTGAATGAATCTAATTCTGTAGAAATTGAACCATAGCTACTATTAATAATTCACTGTTTAGGAGAGTGAGAGATAAATTATTGTATTCATGTATCTAATTTTCCTTTCATAAACGGTAACCAGTTCAGGGTGTGCAGAACCTTATATCATTCGTCTGGTGTTCTATAACTATATTTTCTTGAGGTTAATTCCAAGTCAAAGGTGGGGGACCGTTACAATAAGTCTTGTCTGTTGTAGTGGTCCAAAGAGTCTGGCGGGGGCCTTGACGACAGGTGGGTTGCAGGGCCTACAGATCGTAAAGAAAGTCCTCATCAACCTGCTTATTTACATATCACTCTTCGCCTTTGTAAATGCGGCTATCACGTGGTTTGGAGATAGAGCGGGAGTGGAGAGTCTCACACTAGGGGTGAGATTATCAGTGTTTTTCTTGGTTGAATTCATCCGACTTGTTTTAATTTATATCCACGTTTCCTTTTTTCTACATTAATGGATTTTGCGAAATATTACATCATGCTTTACAGTGAGTCCTAGATGGCGGGTGAACTACAAATTGTTTATGTCTAACGTATTGGTATATCATAAGTGACTATTGTATTGGGTTCCTTCTTAATTTGTACCTCTCACAAtgctttatatttttataattgtgatgattttgagttataaggcactttattttaaaatcaattaaaagcATCATGATATTTACTCGTTTATCTTGTCTTAAATTTATGGAATTATATCtattatatttcagaaaatattttccTATGTATTTTGGCCTCTAGCGTTTATCATGGGAATCGATGCTGTAGACTGTCTGAAAGTGGCAGAAATGTTTGGAGTACGCATGTTTGCCACACTCTTCCTCAGTTACATACAGttagcaaaatatttcaaaaacaagGACAAGTACAACGAATACACGGCATTATACAACAACACAGTGCTGGCCTCTAGCGGCGATATATTTCTTCCCAACTGGAACACAACATTAGAAAATGGAATTCTTACGGTAATGTTTCATATggaattaaattgtttttacataaatatgtttttcttcttattaGAACTACTACATATACAAAGGTTTActaatatacagtattacaagATTCATTCAAAACTGCGTTACCTGTAAAAGTTTATTAATCTATTGATTTCAGGACCGCTCGGAGCTGATCACAACCTATGGTATGTGTGGGTTTGCCAGTATCCCTTCAGTTGTGATTTTACTTTCATCATTTGCAACCATTGCCCCCAATCGACATAGCGAACTAACCAAGATGACCATAAGAGCACTGACAGCTGGAACTCTTGCTACCTTTCTTACTGGGTGTGTAACAGGTATGTTTCGCTGAATTTATACCATATGCACATGGTATACATTCTGTCAAACG encodes:
- the LOC117343719 gene encoding uncharacterized transporter HI_0519-like gives rise to the protein MDTDLSSSGLNTVNNEAKQETSLTDRHSVGRIQPSEDVLQTTEISSEPEIVVLEPKIRGNDQDISNKKDSFLIDKLFHRIRDAVSEYKKLIKQIVWSLLLLLYLAYVVYSLSFRFGDEGAWRLLICTILLVVYLGWGIIKTLSMYQSFKNSLGSKNPENITKVKKLIRWALYFVVLALIAVYLGLTVVQTRPRNLISCGGMFVFIFILFLMSNSKANIKWHTVFWGLSLQFGFALVILRTEWGIGAVRWVTDRFMEFIAFFDNGSAFVFSEKYKEFKVIFKVVPSVIVFCAVIGGLSYIGVLAFIVSNFGGFLGYCLQTNPVESINAAINIFLSGTESLMFISEYIDTLSTSHLFCVYTNGVSSIAGIALIVFSNFGIPIEYLMTASIMSAPAALVASKIIYPSEMSEDEDKRYTVGTKAGPKSLAGALTTGGLQGLQIVKKVLINLLIYISLFAFVNAAITWFGDRAGVESLTLGKIFSYVFWPLAFIMGIDAVDCLKVAEMFGVRMFATLFLSYIQLAKYFKNKDKYNEYTALYNNTVLASSGDIFLPNWNTTLENGILTDRSELITTYGMCGFASIPSVVILLSSFATIAPNRHSELTKMTIRALTAGTLATFLTGNTVCLKYPDRFVHG